One region of Maylandia zebra isolate NMK-2024a linkage group LG10, Mzebra_GT3a, whole genome shotgun sequence genomic DNA includes:
- the LOC101467803 gene encoding uncharacterized protein LOC101467803: MDGIEESYIWERRIAHGIRYQKGAVPFPELVDIGLEFNAALERKEKLDQSLLTNSVMLEICQFAKTVNRSEKYFLFEMLEFNFDLGFDINNDSLCYIYAVRVHNKIKHLKEQIKMKPNRWKETFQLPNPSVLAGSKEDVSGRYCPKWNKIADSSVLTVSSKNCQSSDNHKAETTRDASNKYTVKKQGGIRLRKTLGANPFCAQLGVTLAIRPSHAPKQKLDPSLLTNGVMIEMLDFSRVLCGKHTYLVYELVKHNFGYAFDKPQFRMCLNRVIERKYTCLTAEDKDTFRKELFKIPAEKNKLEYKGKKRKTPDADNQELEAQMLATNKRQTRKQQASKMEEMREDDLSYMCPVEFETELQSETEAEPENVEPESCLSGKEVEMNVLQDVKPEEEEVFISPMQPLSYGHKSSLSPTQTKDASQESYWCLFSEGRCAETPKQRLWLRRAARTQQILMSSRVNDMFAHCREIGLDFNFCSPKRSLDLQLLTNWVMWEVFKLGTALSRSVRSFLFEILLNNFTLTLQDEQHERNFLVYMMAKHKNLVNHPKSQNMDFLCKPFKLPEIYHMVDVTSSFQTQQELQSQGQKGLDSSDSAKREEAEKEEHPFCKKLGLNLWSTVERPSDQKLDLTILTTGAVLEIFSFVKELCGEARNTVNDILEHNFDLHLQSGETEAAQKIQRWYTTQKSLMKKQNMSPKINRWLNMIVPLNGNLQEIPHSPTEDGDPDLEGELDGFGGFVKRFDYQNCKEIGLDLDLSSKSETKTKLDLKVLTRGVLFELHQYVQQNYNRYVPALYEILEYNFDLSSQSHRKVEFAWSIASQVLAMTGKKCRKGDYLTKVFELPFEAPKFPESSQVVFKEEPKDDFGEPDLNNDNDDLVFVRKLKPVDMEVEIE; this comes from the coding sequence ATGGATGGCATTGAGGAGAGCTACATCTGGGAGCGCCGCATTGCCCATGGCATTAGGTATCAAAAAGGAGCAGTCCCCTTCCCAGAATTGGTTGATATTGGTCTGGAGTTCAATGCGGCACTTGAAAGGAAGGAGAAGTTGGATCAGAGCCTGCTGACGAATAGTGTTATGCTGGAAATTTGTCAGTTTGCCAAAACAGTGAACAGGTCTGAGAAGTATTTCCTGTTCGAAATGCTGGAGTTCAACTTCGACCTTGGCTTTGACATAAACAATGACAGTCTGTGCTACATCTATGCAGTTCGTGTCCACAACAAAATTAAACACCTGAAGGAGCAAATAAAGATGAAGCCAAATAGATGGAAAGAAACATTTCAGTTGCCAAATCCAAGTGTTTTAGCCGGGTCCAAAGAAGACGTGTCAGGACGATACTGTCCTAAATGGAACAAAATTGCTGATAGTTCAGTGCTCACTGTCTCCAGCAAGAACTGTCAGTCTTCAGACAACCACAAAGCTGAAACTACCAGAGATGCTAGCAATaaatacactgtaaaaaaacaagGAGGAATCCGTTTAAGAAAAACACTGGGCGCTAACCCTTTCTGTGCACAACTTGGTGTGACCCTAGCTATTCGACCAAGTCACGCCCCCAAACAGAAACTGGACCCAAGTCTGCTCACCAACGGTGTGATGATAGAGATGCTTGATTTTTCCCGAGTGCTGTGTGGAAAACACACGTACCTAGTTTATGAACTGGTCAAGCACAACTTTGGTTATGCTTTTGATAAACCTCAGTTCCGAATGTGTCTAAACAGGGTGATAGAGAGAAAATACACCTGTCTGACAGCTGAGGACAAAGACACTTTCAGAAAGGAACTTTTTAAGATCCCGGCTGAGAAGAATAAATTGGaatataaaggtaaaaaacGAAAAACACCTGATGCAGATAACCAAGAACTGGAAGCACAAATGCTGGCCACCAATAAAAGACAAACACGGAAGCAGCAGGCTAGCAAAATGGAGGAGATGAGGGAGGATGATTTGTCATACATGTGTCCTGTTGAGTTTGAGACTGAATTGCAGTCAGAAACAGAAGCTGAGCCAGAAAATGTGGAACCTGAAAGTTGTTTGTCAGGAAAAGAGGTAGAAATGAATGTGCTGCAGGATGTAAagccagaagaggaagaagtctTCATCTCACCGATGCAGCCTCTGAGCTATGGCCACAAATCTTCTTTGTCACCCACACAGACAAAGGATGCAAGTCAAGAATCGTACTGGTGTCTGTTCTCTGAGGGAAGATGTGCAGAAACCCCAAAGCAGAGGCTGTGGCTGAGGCGCGCCGCTCGCACACAACAGATCCTGATGTCAAGCCGAGTCAATGATATGTTCGCCCACTGCAGAGAGATCGGATTAGACTTCAACTTTTGCTCACCAAAACGGAGCTTAGATCTACAACTGTTGACCAACTGGGTAATGTGGGAGGTTTTCAAGTTAGGAACTGCTTTGTCGAGGAGTGTACGCagttttttatttgaaattctCTTAAACAACTTTACTCTTACGCTCCAAGATGAGCAACATGAGCGCAATTTCTTAGTTTACATGATGGCAAAACATAAAAATCTTGTGAACCACCCGAAGAGTCAGAATATGGATTTTCTCTGCAAGCCTTTCAAACTCCCTGAGATATACCACATGGTTGATGTGACCAGCAGTTTTCAGACTCAACAGGAACTCCAGAGTCAAGGGCAGAAAGGGTTAGATTCATCAGATTCAGCAAagagggaagaagctgaaaaagAAGAACACCCTTTTTGTAAAAAGTTGGGTCTAAATCTTTGGTCAACCGTAGAACGCCCGTCAGACCAGAAGCTTGATTTGACCATCCTGACAACAGGCGCTGTGCTTGAGATCTTCAGCTTTGTAAAGGAGCTGTGTGGTGAGGCCCGCAATACTGTTAATGACATCCTTGAGCACAATTTTGATCTTCATCTGCAAAGTGGTGAGACTGAGGCCGCGCAGAAGATCCAGAGATGGTACACAACACAGAAAAGCTTgatgaaaaagcaaaacatgtcACCGAAAATCAACAGGTGGTTAAATATGATTGTCCCGCTGAATGGCAACTTGCAAGAGATTCCACACTCACCAACCGAAGATGGGGACCCAGATCTAGAAGGGGAATTGGATGGCTTTGGTGGATTTGTCAAACGCTTTGACTACCAGAACTGCAAGGAGATTGGACTGGACCTCGACCTCAGCTCCAAATCAGAAACCAAAACGAAACTTGATTTGAAGGTTCTGACAAGAGGAGTTTTGTTTGAGTTGCACCAATATGTGCAACAAAATTACAACCGATACGTTCCTGCTCTGTATGAGATTCTGGAGTACAACTTCGACCTGAGCTCTCAGAGCCACCGGAAGGTCGAGTTCGCCTGGTCCATCGCCTCACAGGTCCTAGCCATGACTGGCAAAAAATGCAGAAAAGGGGATTACCTGACCAAAGTTTTTGAGCTCCCTTTCGAGGCCCCCAAGTTCCCTGAGTCTTCCCAGGTGGTCTTTAAAGAGGAGCCGAAGGATGACTTTGGCGAGCCGGACCTTAATAATGACAATGATGACCTTGTGTTTGTCCgaaaactgaagcctgttgatATGGAAGTCGAGATAGAATAA